GGGTCTGCGAAAGAAGTTCGACCTGTGCCCTCGCCGCGGCCTGCTTGCCTTTGCCGAGTTTCGGAAATACCTTGGGACCGACCAGAGCCACAAGGAGCCCGACGATGACCATGACGACGAGGAGTTCTACAAGCGTGAAGCCGCGTCTGTCCGTGGAATAGGGGTACTGAATTTTCATGTGTCCTCCCTCAATGCCGTGTTCTGATTCCGGCGATATCGTTTTGGAAAAAGACTAATCCGACGAGGTTCTTTTGTCACTACCTCGACTGGCCTGTTCATCACATTCTGCGGCGTAATGGTACTATTTCGGAATTTGGCTCCCCTCACGTCGGCCGCGGGTTCTGCTCTGCAAGGGCAGTCGCCTTGTTGAAACCATAATGCGTCAGTTTTATCCCATTACGATGTGAACTTGTCTCGGTTAACTCTAGAATCCTATTGGTCTTGGAAAAACTACAGCGGGTGATGAAACGATGACAAATGTCCGAAAGCTCATATTCTTGTCGTGTCTCTTTTTCGTTCTTGTCGTACCGCCTTTGCATGCCGACGACAATCGCCGGGAGGCGGTGCCCTCCCGGCAGACACCCGAGGCATCGGCGCCGAAAAGAACAGTGGGCGGCCAGTCGGTAGTACGTTCCGCCGCGGTGTCCCCGTCGGCAAAGGACGAAAATACGGAAAAAGAGGAGCAGGCGGCCGGTGATAGAGGAAAGATCTCGCCTCCGGGGAATCCGTCTGTCCCTCCGGGAAAGATGCCTTCACAGGCCAAGAGGCATGGCGTAAGGTCAGCGGGCCCCGTCAGCCTGTCCTTTGATGACGCCGACATGTACCAGGTCATCCAGACCGTTTTCGGTGAGATTCTGAGGGTCAATTATATTGTCGACCAGAGGGTGAAAGGGCGGGTGACGTTCCGTTCCGTAACCCCTGTCGAGGGTGACAAGGTGCTGTCCGTCATGGAGGTCATCCTGAGGCTGAGCGGGGTGGGCGTTGTGGAAGAAGGTGGTCTTTACAGGATCGTACCGATCGGCGATGTTGCCAGAGAACCGGCGGAAGCGACCGTCGGCAGAGACCCCGATTCCATCGAGATCGAGGGCAAATCGATCATACGCGTAGTGCCCATCATGTACGGTCAGTCATCGGAAATCGTCAAACTGATCACACCTTTCCTCACGACAACCGCCGTGATCATTGATGTTCCCAACATCAACCACATCATGCTTGTCGACACCGACGCGAACGTGAAGAGGCTGCT
The genomic region above belongs to Syntrophorhabdus sp. and contains:
- a CDS encoding prepilin-type N-terminal cleavage/methylation domain-containing protein; protein product: MKIQYPYSTDRRGFTLVELLVVMVIVGLLVALVGPKVFPKLGKGKQAAARAQVELLSQT